The following coding sequences are from one Eucalyptus grandis isolate ANBG69807.140 chromosome 11, ASM1654582v1, whole genome shotgun sequence window:
- the LOC104425898 gene encoding uncharacterized protein LOC104425898: protein MPENPSPAAPAADPSAAPFKRYAPPNQRNRSLNRRKSGEQLDRPNNFCVSDGEKNHTAALRNTINDQRDAVGGNLPKENRRSPLIPLEGCSTSEASRVLNKRWEDTIHKCNDLSIDSSERPVMYSGSTKLPHQLIAPSGVGSPGSQMDFLGELRQAMRNANAGP, encoded by the exons ATGCCTGAGAACCCTTCTCCAGCAGCTCCGGCAGCCGATCCCTCCGCCGCCCCCTTCAAGCGCTACGCTCCTCCGAAtcagag GAATCGCTCCCTCAACCGGCGCAAATCCGGAG AGCAACTTGATCGACCAAACAATTTTTGTGTAAGTGATGGAGAGAAGAATCACACGGCTGCTTTAAGGAACACCATCAATGATCAGAGGGATGCAGTGGGTGGCAACCTTCCCAAGGAAAACCGTCGTTCGCCATTGATTCCCTTAGAAGGGTGCTCTACCAGCGAAGCTTCTCGGGTTCTAAATAAAC GCTGGGAAGATACAATTCACAAATGCAATGATTTATCTATAGATTCATCTG AAAGACCTGTTATGTACTCTGGAAGCACCAAACTTCCTCATCAG TTAATAGCCCCATCAGGTGTTGGATCTCCTGGTTCCCAGATGGACTTCTTGGGTGAACTTCGCCAGGCAATGCGCAATGCAAATGCAGGTCCCTAG
- the LOC104425896 gene encoding uncharacterized protein LOC104425896, whose product MPDENTAKILSPKSKPNLREPGTEDRRAMQDTAEEHLDRAAAAAAAETAIARRRTPLKSRSGFNDRSGWKHKLRENCYRRVREDRGRLLWKMRLPDSEPCTSQEYIKSAFRDIVSDELKKIKSTSVADSLKTVHGAHEQADMLWEYDGLHNAYQGDCEEILLEMQRIFYEDLDSEQNRKESESCVDNWEDEEDELLACAVFEHMQLNEDEVSKRVWCPICKQGELQENHSLIYCTLCNLKLNKGTEINLDLLRFRLAEAHSEHLDRGCRLKPNFSVETIIDLTALYLVCSGCQTFEVVV is encoded by the exons ATGCCAGACGAAAACACCGCCAAAATCCTCTCTCCAAAATCGAAGCCGAACCTCCGCGAACCGGGAACGGAAGACCGCCGAGCGATGCAGGACACGGCGGAGGAGCATCTCGATcgagccgccgccgcagccgccgcggAGACGGCGATCGCGAGGCGGCGGACGCCTCTGAAATCCCGCTCCGGCTTCAACGATCGCTCCGGTTGGAAGCACAAG CTCAGGGAGAATTGCTACCGGAGGGTCCGGGAGGATCGCGGCCGGCTGCTGTGGAAGATGAGATTGCCCGATTCCGAGCCCTGCACTAGCCAG GAATATATAAAATCTGCTTTTAGGGACATTGTCTCTGatgaattgaagaaaataaaaagtacctCAGTTGCTGACAGTCTAAAAACTGTGCATGGCGCCCATGAACAAGCTGATATGCTTTGGGAATATGATGGGCTTCATAATGCTTATCAAGGTGATTGCGAAGAGATATTGTTGGAAATGCAAAGGATATTTTACGAGGATCTTGATTCAGAGCAAAACAGAAAAG AGAGTGAAAGCTGTGTTGACAATtgggaagatgaagaagatgagctTTTGGCATGTGCGGTTTTTGAACACATGCAGTTGAATGAGGATGAG GTAAGCAAGAGGGTTTGGTGCCCAATTTGTAAGCAAGGAGAGTTGCAAGAGAACCATAGTCTGATTTATTGCACCCTCTGCAATCTGAAGCTCAACAAAGGCACTGAG ATTAACTTGGATTTGTTGAGGTTTCGGCTTGCAGAAGCTCATTCGGAACATCTTGATCGAGGTTGCAGATTAAAACCCAACTTCAGTGTCGAGACAATTATTGATCTCACAGCTTTGTATCTAGTCTGCTCTGGCTGTCAAACATTTGAGGTTGTCGTATAG
- the LOC104425897 gene encoding glyoxylate/succinic semialdehyde reductase 1, whose product MEVGFLGLGIMGKAMAMNLLKHGFKVTVWNRTLSKCDELVEHGASVGETPAAVVKKCKYTIAMLSDPAAALSVVFDKDGVLEEVCAGKGYVDMSTVDAETSIKISEVIQSKGGHFLEAPVSGSKKPAEDGQLVILAAGEKALFEQAVPAFDVMGKKSFFLGPVGNGAKMKLVVNMIMGCMMNAFSEGLELASRSGLDPHTLLDVLDLGAVANPMFKLKGPTMINSNYAPAFPLKHQQKDMRLALALGDENALSMPIAAASNEAFKKARSLGLGDLDFSAVFEAVKLLKH is encoded by the exons aTGGAAGTTGGGTTCTTGGGATTGGGGATAATGGGGAAGGCCATGGCGATGAATCTGCTCAAGCACGGCTTCAAGGTCACTGTTTGGAACAGGACCCTCTCTAAG TGCGATGAACTAGTGGAGCATGGTGCTTCAGTTGGAGAAACACCAGCCGCAGTAGTCAAGAAGTGCAAGTATACTATCGCAATGTTATCTGACCCTGCAGCTGCTCTTTCG GTGGTTTTTGACAAGGACGGTGTTCTTGAGGAGGTCTGTGCTGGAAAAGGTTACGTAGACATGTCGACGGTTGATGCCGAAACTTCAATTAAGATAAGCGAG GTCATTCAATCGAAGGGCGGTCACTTCCTTGAAGCCCCTGTCTCGGGTAGTAAGAAGCCTGCTGAAGATGGACAATTAGTTATACTTGCAGCTGGAGAAAAG GCATTGTTTGAGCAAGCAGTTCCAGCTTTCGATGTCATGGGGAAGAAGTCTTTCTTCCTGGGCCCAGTTGGCAATGGAGCTAAAATGAAGCTTGTAGTGAACATGATAATGGGCTG CATGATGAACGCATTTTCGGAGGGACTTGAACTGGCCAGCCGAAGTGGATTGGACCCTCATACTCTTCTTGACGTGCTG GATCTTGGTGCAGTCGCTAACCCAATGTTCAAACTTAAAGGACCCACTATGATAAATAGCAATTACGCACCAGCCTTTCCTCTGAAACATCAGCAGAAGGACATGAGGCTGGCTCTTGCTCTTGGGGATGAAAATGCCCTTTCAATGCCAATCGCAGCTGCTTCCAATGAG